The genomic interval GTGAAATAAAGTTGTGAATTTCGGGAAATAGCTTTTTCAGATTATTCCCCGGAGATAACTTTTTTATTTTTCGAATCATATCACACATTAGATTTGATAATTTTGGGGGACATTCAAAAAATTTGTTAGAAAAATTGTTTTTTTAAATTTTATTATTTCAGAATAGCGGCCGAATATGCCACAGATTCAGCAAATTTAGCAAAGAATAGTAAATTTTGTAAGAAGTAAAAATAATTGGAATTGTGCAATCGAAATAATTTAGGCTCTTTTGATAAAAATTGCTTGATTTTCAATGAATTATTTCTTATAATTTAACTACTATCATCAAATTTTGTTCGGGTCAAATTCTAATCTATTTTCTGGGGCAAAATGAAACGCGTAATTTTTTTGCTTGCTATTCTCTCCGTCAGTTGCGGCGTCAAGCAGCCGACGAGCGTGGAAAATTCTCAAAAATACGGTTCAATTTTCGCAACTTCAGGAAATGTCAGCGCGCAAATTTTTTTGGACGGTGAAAGTACAAGCAAAATGACGCCGGATACGCTTTTCAACGTCGAAGTTGGTCCGCACACCGTCGCTGTCCGTCGCGACGGCTATCGCGCTGAACCTGATTCCGTCGTGGTAGAGGTGAAAGAGAATCAAATTGTTCAGGCGCAATTTGCACTAATTGCGCTGAGTAACACCGGCTATGTGGTTCTGAAAAGCACGCCGGCGAACGCGCCCATTTTTGTTGACGGGAATCCGACCGGGCAGTCGACGCCGGACACGCTGACGCTGGAAACTGGCAGTCACCAGATTGAAATTCGGAAAAATGGCTACTTGACATCTGCGCACTTTTTCACCATCGCGCCGGATGAATGGAACTCAATAAATGACACATTAACCATCGAGCAGAGAATTTTGCTCGAAGGCTTTGCCAATGTCTCTTGCACGCCGTGCGTGGCGGCGACAAATAATTTGCATCGCTTTAATGAAGAGACTCATTCCATGCCATTTGTGATCATGGAATATTATGTGAATTGGCCCAGTCCCAATGATCCGTTTTACCTTGTTTCTCCGGATCAAATCAATGAGAGAGTGCGCTACTATTCGATCACCGGAGTGCCGGCGTTGCAAATCGACGGCGCTGCGGCGCAAGACCTCAATGATTACAACGAAATTATTTCCCAGTTCGATCAGGCGGGTTCGAGTCACAATTCAGAGTACGGAATTTCCATTGATCGGAGATTAATGGAAAGCCGTCTCCTTGTCTCCGTGGAAATATTTTCATTTTCCGGGAATTTTTCCGACGAAGCACAAAAGCTGTTCGTTGCCGTTATTGAAAATGACATCCATTTTGATTCTCCGCCGGGAAGCAATGGTTTGAAGGATTTTTCCTTTGTATTCAGAAAATTCCTTTCTTCCGAAAAGGGCGACGAGATTGCGGCCGATACGAACATCGCCAATTATCATTATGAATTGGATTGGCCTGATTGGCAGTACGAGCGTTGTCAGGTTGTCGCGTTTATTCAAAATCGCTCCACAAAACAAATTATTCAAACAAGCGTGAATTAGAATTTATGAGGCCAAAGATGAAAAAGATAATTTGTCCGTTCATCGTTTATCTCATCTTTTTTAGCTCCTTGATCGCGCAGAGTTTTGCGGTCCATATCGCGGACACAGTGAAAAATGGGCAACCCGGAGATGAAATCGCCCTTGGCGGAATTATTGTTAATTTGACGGCAGCGGATCTGGAAATTGTGATGAATCGCGCCACCAATGAAATTCCGTCAGATTGGTCAACTTCCATGTGTTTTGAGAATTGCGCGCCGCCGTGGATCGATCAATTGACCGGAACAGTGGCTGCGAACGATAGTCTGGAATTTGGCGTTCATTTTTTTACGAGTCAGACGCCGGGACAGGGACAGGCGTTGATAGAAATTTCGCAGGCGAAAGTGCAAACCGCTTCTTTTTTGTTCAAAGCAAGCACCAACAGTAGCGGCATTGCGGATTACCATCCACAAGCTCCTTCCTTGCAATTGTTAAAAAATTTTCCTAACCCATTCAACAGTGAAACCAAAATCCGATTTTATGGCAATGCCGCCGTCAAAAAAGTCAAGTTTACTGTGTTTTCCTTGAACGGGGAAATTGTTCGTGAGAGCCGGCAAGATATCACAGGCGCCGGATTTCATGATTTCATTTTCAGCGCGACTAATGCGGATGGCGGAGAATTAGCGAACGGAATTTATATTTATCGTCTGGATTATTTTTCGGCACAGGGATTTGTCAAATCGCAATCATCGCGGTTTATCTTGCTGAAATAAAATTTACAAAAAATGGGAGCCTTCATGAAAAAAATACTTTTCTTTTTGCTGATTATTCCGGCGCTTGCCTATTCGCAAGACCTTTCACATCTGAAATTGTCCGGCGTCAATGGAAAAAAATTTGTTTTGAAGAAAAATTTAAAAAAAGACGGCACAATTGTCACTTTCTGGGCGACGTGGTGTATGCCCTGCCAAAAAGAGCTGCCGACGCTGCAAAAGTTGAAAGACAAGTACAACAACAAAGATTTTCAGATTATTGCCATCTCGCAGGACAGCCCGCGAAGTCTGGCGCGGGTCAAATCTTTTGTTCGATCGCACAAATACGATTTCATTTTTCTCCTCGATCCCAATAGCGAAATAAGCTCGCGGTTAATGGTCAATTCCATTCCTTTCACCATGCTGCTTGACGCCAAAGGCAAGGCAATCTACACGCATCAGGGCTACAAATTGGGCGATGAAAAAGAATTGGAAGAAAAATTGGTTGAATTCTGGAAAAAAGCAGCAGTGAAAAATTGAAAGGCGAAATTTATATGAGAATTCGTCTCGCTTTTTTGTTCCTTTTTGTTTTCGCCACTTCATCTTTTGCGCAACTCACGCTGAAGAATCAATTCAAATTTTCTCGCTGGCAAAATCACGACCTCAAAATTGTGGAGAATTGGACCGATATTTCCTATCAGAAACATTCATGGGAAGCCGGCGCAAGATTTGAAGTGAACCGCCCGCCGGATCCGTTTGTGTTTGTTCAGGATAGTTTGCTTAAAAATTACGAACTCACGTTTCGCTACATCAGTTTCGACTACAAAGATTTTTCGGCGACTGTAGGCAATTTTTACGCCATTTTCGGCAGAGGACTTGTGCTGCGCACTTATGAAGACCGAAATCTCCGCGTGGACACGAATATCGACGGGATTAAATTAGAACAGAGCGGCGATATTTTTCAATTTCAGGCAATCGCCGGAAAAATGCGCGACAAATACAATCGCCGGAAAAATCTCGTCTGGGGACTGGATGGCGAAATTAACGCCGGCGAAAATATTATTTTAGGCGGAAGTTTTTTGCATCAAAATAAAAACCAGCGCCAGTTAAATCAAATCTGGGCGTCTCGAGTGCAGGCGAATTGGAACTGGGGAGAATTTTACGGTGAATTAGTGAAACCGTCATGGCACGGCAACTTCAGCTTTTACAATGCGCTGAATCTATTCGGTGAAAAGTGGACCGCGACACTGGAATACAAAAATTACGACCATCTCTCTTTTTCCACGGATCTGACGACGGAGTACAACGCCGCGCCTTCGCTGACCAGACAACATGCCTACACGTTGCTGAATCGTCATCCCCATGCTTTGAATATGAATGATGAAAAGGGCTATCAATTTGAATTGTCCTATTTGCCGGCGGAAAATTGGGAGATTACTTTCAACCACAGCCGGACCGCCACGCACAGCGGGCAGGAAATTTTCAAAGAATTTTACGCGGAAATTTTTCATGAATGGGAAGCCAGATGCCAGTTACGGCTGTTAGGCGCCTGGAGCTATGATTTTACAACGAATACAAAAAATCTGATTCCGATTGCCGATATGTATTATGATTTGAATAAAAAAAATCAACTTCATCTGAGCGTGCAGCACCAGCACGTCATCAACAATTTTGACAAAAGCGAATACGACAATGATTTATTGCTCGTGGAATGGACGCGTTCGCCACATCTGAGTTTTGCGTTGGTGGGAGAAATTACTAATCAGGATCAATTGATAAATATTTTTCTGGAAAGAAATAAGTGGCTTTACGGGCAACTCACGCTGCAATTTAGTTCGACTCAGCAAATTACTTTGATGTATGGCTCGCGGCAGGCCGGATTTGTTTGTGTCGGCGGCATTTGTCGGTATGTTCCGGAATTTGAAGGCTGGGAAATCGGCTTTTTGAGTCGATTTTGAAATTAGTGTTAAGGGCAGTCCTTTTGTCAATTTCAAAAAAACGGGTATTTTTTCTGAAATCAGACGCACCTGAAATATCCATTTTGTACTTTTGAGAAAGTCATTCCTGATCAGCTCCGAAGAAATTACTTAGTAAAAGACAGTGATTAATACTACTTAGTCAGATTAAGATTTTCGATAATTTTTTATAGTATACATCCGCTCAAACATCCCCCTAAATCCCCCTTCAAAGGGGGACTTACTTGGTTCCCCCCTTTGAAGGGGGGACAAGGGGGGATGTAAAAAAGCAATCTGACTAAGTAGTATTAACTACTTGAAAAATTTTGATGAATCCATGCTAAAACAAATTCCCATTTCACAAAAAATGTTCATTATCAAACGGAGGCGTTCAATGAGAAAAATTCTTTCGGCGTTTTTGATGGCCTTGTTGTTATTATTTTCATCTTTATTTGCACAGAAATCTCGCCAAACTTGCCTGCCCGACAAGATGGTAGCGCCACGAATTATCCGCTCACTTCCCGGCTCGCTTGTATTGCACAAGCCGGCTTTCCACGACCTATTTTTTGAATCGTTTGAGTCTTCCACTTTCCCGCCAGCGGGCTGGGCGCGTCTATCGTTTGGGAATGCAAATCAGCAATGGACTCATCTTGCTGCAAAAGCCCGAACAGGCGAATACTGCGCTGCAATCCCTTATTGTTCCAACACTAAAACGATGAATGAGTGGCTGATTACGCCGGCGATCGTATTAGGCACTTCTGTGCCTGCAACGTTGAGATTCTGGGAAGACGCGGATTATTGGCCAGGCTATGGTAAGTTACATGAAATCAAAATTTCTACAACAGAGCAGACAACAATCAGCGCGTTCCAATCACTCAGCTTAATGAGACCAAACAATCACACGATTAATGGTTTTGATGGTCCGCCGGTTGAAATCAACCTCTCTAATTTCATGGGGGATACTGTTTACATCGCGTTTGTTTACAGTGGTTCTGATGCAGATAATTGGTATATTGACGATGTCATGGTTCAGGAAGCAGAAGATCACGATCTCGCAGTTCAGACATTGAAATTAAGTTCTCATTATGAACCAGGCGCTGCGGTCGCGCCACGAGTTGAGGTTAAGAATGTCGGGTTGCAGTCGGAATCTTTTTCTGTCGCTTTCGGATATTATGATTGGCATGTAAATCCGGTTATTATCGAGACGAAGCAGATTGCGAATTTGAATGTTAGCGAAACCCAATCAGTTGATTTCTCTTCTTTTACTCCCGACCAAAATAGTGAGAAAATATATTTCACTGCAATAGATTATTCGGCTGACATGGATTCTCGGAATGATACCGCGACAGTAGTAATGAATACTTTTTCTCATGAAATTGGCAAGGTTTTAGTGGAAAAAGGAACCGGAACCTGGTGCGGATATTGTCCCGGATCCGCTTTAGCAATTGATCAATTGTACCGTCGTAATTCGGAAAAACTGGCAGTACTAGAATATCACTCCGGGGATTCTTTTGCGACAGATCAAACCAATTATCGACTCAACTATTACCGTGTCACAGGTTTCCCCACGGCAATTTTCAACGGCATTCGCTGGCAAGTCGGCGGAACCGCTGCAAACGGGGATTGGCAAAGCGTTTTTCATAAGCAAAATGCTTTATTCGACGAAAGTCTCCATGATTCTACGGGCATACAATTAGCTTTGCAACTTACGGACAGTAATGGGCAGTTCACAGCGACAGCAACAATCACCTATCTGGCCCAAACGTTATTAAAAACATATCGCTTGTTTTTTGCTTTGAACGAATCCCATATTTCTTACTCATGGAAGGGTCTGGATTCGTTGCAATTTGTCGCCAGAGAAATTTATCCGAATTCCAACGGAATAAACCTTTATGATGGCGGTACGGCTCCCACAGCAGGGACGCAGGTAACTCATAGCGTGGACTTCACTATTCCGCCGCAGTACGTTGGCGACAATTGCCAGTTGATCGCTTTTGTGCAGGAAATGAATTCCCAAAAAATTGCTGCGGTGGAAAAAGTTGATCTGAATAGCGTTACCGGGATCGCGGTCGTAAAGAATCAGATGCCTGATGAATTTCGTTTGCAACCCAATTACCCGAATCCGTTCAATTCCGGGACAGCAATTCGTTACCAAATTCCCACTTTGAGTGAGACGCAATTACAGATATTTAATTCAACGGGACAACTCATAAGAACATTGGTGAGTCAGAAACAAAAGCCAGGGGCGCATACCATTTATTGGGACGGAAAAGACGATAGCGGCAACGAGGCGGCGACCGGAATTTATATGTGTCGAATGCGGGCTGGTCAATTCGCAAAAACGATTAAGCTTATTTTAATGAAATAATTTTGTTGTCGCCTATTCTTTTGCCGAAAAGATTGATCGTGTAGATGACCAATTGAAAATTTTTCCGCCAGTATTTGAATTTTTAAGCGCAAAGGCTTTGCAGTTTAATTCCTTTTTTAATGTGAATTTAAGGTTTTAGCCCTTTAAAACCAATAAGTTAAGGCCGCCACCAATTATTTCAACCGGTCATTCTCATTAATAATTTTCTTTGAGCAGGTTTTGTTGGCATAATCAAAAAACAATGATCGGTTCGCTAATCAACGAACAGATTCAAATTACAAAACAAGGAGGTTACCATGAAAAGGTCTCTTTTAATTGTTTTAGCCAGCGCCATGTTGTTTTCCCCTTTATTGGGGCAGAAACAACAAAAACATTATTTGCCGGGCAAAGGAGTTTCAATACGGATGCTTCAGCCAACTACAGATTCACACGATTTTGGTAAACCGGGATTTAATGATTTGCTATTTGAATCTTTCGAATCTAATTTTCCACCGACCGGATGGTCAAGAATATCTTTCGGAAATTCAAATAAAAAGTGGACTCAATATGGCGGAAGAGCAAAGAGCGGCAGGTATTTTGCGGGAGTTTGGTACTGTTCCTCAAGCCAAACAAACAATGAATGGTTAATCACGCCGGCCATCACGTTAAGCAACAATGTCGCGGCGAAACTATTATTCTGGGAACGTGGGTATTATTGGCCAAATGATGGGATCGGACATTTTATTAAAATATCTACCACGTCGCAAAGCGATACGAACTCTTTTCAAACGATCAGTGAAATGCATCCCAATAACCACACTCTCGGCACTTTCGAAGGGCCTCCAATCGAGGTTGATCTATCCAATTATGTCGGGCAAACAGTTTACATTGCATTTGTTTATTACGGTTCTGACGCAGATGTATGGTTCGTCGACGATGTAACCGTTCGCGAACCTCAAGACAACGATTTAGCGATTGATTCATTTAGCTTGTTGTCACATTATGATTCAGCCACTCCCATCGCCCCTCAAGTATCGGTCAGAAATGTCGGGATAAATTCCGAATCCTTTCCTGTTAATTTAGGGTATTTCAACTGGGACGGAGTTCCGGTGATTATTGATACCAAGCAAGTCAATAATTTAGGTTCAGGACAAACGCAAACGGTCTCGTTCAGCAGTTTTGTTCCCGATACAAATTCAGAAAAAAAATATTTTGCCGCAATCAATTTGCCGTCAGATATGGATTCTCGAAATGACTCTGCACTCGTTTTAATGAATACTTTTACTCATGAAATAGGCAAAGCATTGGTAGAAAAAGGAACCGGCACCTGGTGCATATTTTGCCCCGGCTCTGCGCTGGCAATTGACTCCCTTTACAAGCTTCATCCTGACCAACTGGCTATACTCGAATACCATGCTGACGATAGTTTTGAAGTTCCTAAGGGAAGACAACGATTGGAGTTTTACGACATTTGGGCCTTCCCCACGGCTATTTTCAATGGAGTGGACAGGCAAATCGGCGGAACTCCTGCCGACGGAGACTGGCGCACTGTTTTTAATCAGCAGCAGGCCATTTTTCAAAGTAGAATACATGACTTTACAGGCATGGATATTGTTTTGAACGTCACTGAAAATGGCGGTCAGTTTACTGCGACGGCAACAATTACCTGTTTAGGAAAT from Calditrichota bacterium carries:
- a CDS encoding PEGA domain-containing protein — translated: MKRVIFLLAILSVSCGVKQPTSVENSQKYGSIFATSGNVSAQIFLDGESTSKMTPDTLFNVEVGPHTVAVRRDGYRAEPDSVVVEVKENQIVQAQFALIALSNTGYVVLKSTPANAPIFVDGNPTGQSTPDTLTLETGSHQIEIRKNGYLTSAHFFTIAPDEWNSINDTLTIEQRILLEGFANVSCTPCVAATNNLHRFNEETHSMPFVIMEYYVNWPSPNDPFYLVSPDQINERVRYYSITGVPALQIDGAAAQDLNDYNEIISQFDQAGSSHNSEYGISIDRRLMESRLLVSVEIFSFSGNFSDEAQKLFVAVIENDIHFDSPPGSNGLKDFSFVFRKFLSSEKGDEIAADTNIANYHYELDWPDWQYERCQVVAFIQNRSTKQIIQTSVN
- a CDS encoding TlpA family protein disulfide reductase, whose product is MKKILFFLLIIPALAYSQDLSHLKLSGVNGKKFVLKKNLKKDGTIVTFWATWCMPCQKELPTLQKLKDKYNNKDFQIIAISQDSPRSLARVKSFVRSHKYDFIFLLDPNSEISSRLMVNSIPFTMLLDAKGKAIYTHQGYKLGDEKELEEKLVEFWKKAAVKN
- a CDS encoding T9SS type A sorting domain-containing protein codes for the protein MRKILSAFLMALLLLFSSLFAQKSRQTCLPDKMVAPRIIRSLPGSLVLHKPAFHDLFFESFESSTFPPAGWARLSFGNANQQWTHLAAKARTGEYCAAIPYCSNTKTMNEWLITPAIVLGTSVPATLRFWEDADYWPGYGKLHEIKISTTEQTTISAFQSLSLMRPNNHTINGFDGPPVEINLSNFMGDTVYIAFVYSGSDADNWYIDDVMVQEAEDHDLAVQTLKLSSHYEPGAAVAPRVEVKNVGLQSESFSVAFGYYDWHVNPVIIETKQIANLNVSETQSVDFSSFTPDQNSEKIYFTAIDYSADMDSRNDTATVVMNTFSHEIGKVLVEKGTGTWCGYCPGSALAIDQLYRRNSEKLAVLEYHSGDSFATDQTNYRLNYYRVTGFPTAIFNGIRWQVGGTAANGDWQSVFHKQNALFDESLHDSTGIQLALQLTDSNGQFTATATITYLAQTLLKTYRLFFALNESHISYSWKGLDSLQFVAREIYPNSNGINLYDGGTAPTAGTQVTHSVDFTIPPQYVGDNCQLIAFVQEMNSQKIAAVEKVDLNSVTGIAVVKNQMPDEFRLQPNYPNPFNSGTAIRYQIPTLSETQLQIFNSTGQLIRTLVSQKQKPGAHTIYWDGKDDSGNEAATGIYMCRMRAGQFAKTIKLILMK
- a CDS encoding T9SS type A sorting domain-containing protein encodes the protein MKRSLLIVLASAMLFSPLLGQKQQKHYLPGKGVSIRMLQPTTDSHDFGKPGFNDLLFESFESNFPPTGWSRISFGNSNKKWTQYGGRAKSGRYFAGVWYCSSSQTNNEWLITPAITLSNNVAAKLLFWERGYYWPNDGIGHFIKISTTSQSDTNSFQTISEMHPNNHTLGTFEGPPIEVDLSNYVGQTVYIAFVYYGSDADVWFVDDVTVREPQDNDLAIDSFSLLSHYDSATPIAPQVSVRNVGINSESFPVNLGYFNWDGVPVIIDTKQVNNLGSGQTQTVSFSSFVPDTNSEKKYFAAINLPSDMDSRNDSALVLMNTFTHEIGKALVEKGTGTWCIFCPGSALAIDSLYKLHPDQLAILEYHADDSFEVPKGRQRLEFYDIWAFPTAIFNGVDRQIGGTPADGDWRTVFNQQQAIFQSRIHDFTGMDIVLNVTENGGQFTATATITCLGNSLLKTYYLFFGLNESHIYHPWKGLDSLQFVARDMFPDANGLNILNGATPPAVGTTITRSVQFTLPSDYVRENCQLIAFVQEITHKQVAAVDKVDLGNLQNCLLGDVNMDNDITPGDALCAFQIYLNGGQLPAGDCNNPCALEVSDVNCTPNGVTPGDALNIFLAYLEGQEPPMDCLPAFTTTSEAMSLTFSEAENQDANSFSVDVYVDNPLHIQAFGAEIGYPENVLEFESVEVGKLTETWETLSSEKTVTGAIRVGGYHTEAITQNTPGSLFRIHFRKKENVEGSGEIFLYNLKDNISDAQTMPFLYSSNATDVRSRLANKLPDKYDLLPNYPNPFNMETKIRYQVPHTSNVKIQILNMRGQAIRNLVDGQKIAGRHVALWNGRDEHGREAASGIYWCRMKSGKFIKSVKLILMK